CAACAACCAATAGTGCTGTTGTTTTCTTTTTTTAACGTAAAAGCATCGGTTCCGAAACATCTTTCGTTTCAACGAATTGAAAAAGAAATGGGTGTTTTGTTGGATTCACTTCTTCGGTGGAAAAATTATCAAACACAACAAGCAAAGAGCATCGAAAATAAATCATAGAACGTTTTTCATCAACTTCATTTATTATTTACGTACGTGCGTACCCTCATCCGTTTTTACCAAATTGTTATCTCCCCGATACTTCCGCAGAACCAATGCAGATTTCAGCCATCGTGTTCAAACTATGCGCTTGATGCATTTAAGAAACATTCATTCCTTTCCGCTTTGTGGCTGTCGGCGAAACGAATTGCAAAATGTCATCCGTTTCACCAGGGAGGATTTGATTCCGTTCCCGAAAGAAAGTAATGTTTCCCCGACGAATTTGCACGCACACATGTAACAACTCTATATT
This genomic stretch from Ignavibacteria bacterium harbors:
- the yidD gene encoding membrane protein insertion efficiency factor YidD, with the protein product MRTLIRFYQIVISPILPQNQCRFQPSCSNYALDAFKKHSFLSALWLSAKRIAKCHPFHQGGFDSVPERK